From the Quercus lobata isolate SW786 unplaced genomic scaffold, ValleyOak3.0 Primary Assembly Scq3eQI_119, whole genome shotgun sequence genome, one window contains:
- the LOC115973628 gene encoding uncharacterized protein LOC115973628: MSNNQEEDITEGLRPPMDQTFQMQAMLGEMRRMLRAELEPIHERLDRVEAGTPRNQQHDNPNRQQGGRVPWRNVKEEVESEEVDGPYVNRGSFERGYGNREARMGRPRRDNDLGNIKIKIPSFQGKNDPKVYLEWETKMEMVFDCHNYSEIKKVKLAAIEFTNYAIVWWDQLLINRMRNREPSMDTWEEMKMLIRRRFVPNHYYRGLYQKLQSLTQGSKSVDEYYKEMEVALIRANVEEDREATMATFLHGLNREIADIVEMQHCVELTDMVHQAIKVEEQFKRKGLARRGQPMATTSPWKIAPKRDKQLQNKPKFEPFKSANSKTTLGNTEASSSKTRDIKCFKCQGRGHIASQCVNKRVMVINAQGELESENEEEVDDDDVPSLENVDDEQNAVVGDLLVARRVLNVRVKEEESNQRENLFHIRCFVNNKVCSVIIDGGSCTNIASTYLVEKLALTTLKHPQPYRLQWLNECGEIKVTRQVLVALSIGKYEDEMLCDVVPMHVCHVLLGRPWQYDQKVTHDGFTNKYSFILKGQPITLVPLTPKQEFENVFLEEVPHGLPPIRGIEHQIDFIPSASIPNRPAYRSNPEETKEL, encoded by the exons ATGTCCAATAATCAAGAAGAAGACATAACCGAAGGACTTCGACCACCAATGGATCAGACCTTCCAAATGCAAGCGATGCTAGGGGAGATGAGGCGTATGTTGAGGGCTGAATTAGAACCTATTCATGAGAGGTTGGATAGGGTAGAAGCGGGAACTCCTAGGAACCAGCAACATGACAACCCCAATAGGCAGCAAGGTGGGCGTGTTCCATGGCGGAATGTTAAGGAAGAGGTGGAGTCGGAGGAGGTTGATGGACCATATGTGAACCGAGGCAGTTTTGAGCGTGGGTATGGGAATAGAGAAGCAAGGATGGGTAGGCCTAGGAGGGATAATGATTTAGGAAACATAAAGATTAAGATCCCATCTTTTCAAGGTAAAAATGATCCTAAAGTTTATTTGGAGTGGGAAACTAAAATGGAGATGGTGTTTGATTGTCACAACTATTCGGAGATAAAGAAGGTTAAGTTGGCTGCAATTGAATTTACTAATTATGCCATTGTTTGGTGGGATCAATTATTGATTAATAGGATGAGGAATAGAGAACCATCCATGGACACTTGGGAGGAGATGAAAATGCTTATTAGGCGGCGTTTTGTACCCAATCACTATTATAGGGGATTGTATCAAAAGTTGCAGAGCTTAACTCAAGGTTCCAAGAGTGTGGATGAGTATTACAAGGAGATGGAGGTAGCTCTGATCCGGGCTAATGTAGAAGAGGATCGGGAAGCCACCATGGCTACGTTCTTGCATGGTTTAAATCGTGAGATTGCAGATATAGTTGAGATGCAGCACTGTGTTGAATTGACGGATATGGTGCATCAAGCCATAAAGGTGGAGGAACAATTCAAACGAAAGGGATTGGCTAGGAGGGGACAACCTATGGCTACCACCAGTCCATGGAAGATAGCTCCAAAAAGGGACAAGCAGCTACAAAATAAGCCAAAATTTGAACCATTTAAGAGTGCCAACTCAAAGACCACTTTAGGTAACACCGAGGCTTCGAGTTCTAAAACACGTGATATTAAGTGTTTTAAATGTCAAGGGCGGGGACACATAGCCAGCCAGTGTGTAAACAAAAGGGTGATGGTGATAAATGCTCAAGGAGAGCTTGAGTCGGAGAATGAGGAAGAAGTAGATGATGATGACGTGCCATCTTTGGAGAATGTCGATGATGAGCAAAATGCTGTGGTTGGAGATTTATTGGTAGCAAGGCGAGTTCTTAATGTGCGGGTTAAGGAGGAAGAAAGTAATCAAAGGGAGAACTTGTTTCATATTCGGTGCTTTGTAAATAACAAAGTTTGCAGTGTCATTATCGATGGAGGGAGTTGCACAAACATAGCCAGCACTTATTTGGTGGAAAAATTGGCCTTAACTACCTTGAAACATCCTCAACCTTACCGGCTTCAGTGGCTGAATGAATGTGGCGAAATCAAGGTGACAAGACAAGTGTTGGTGGCATTATCCATTGGCAAATATGAGGATGAGATGCTATGTGATGTGGTTCCCATGCATGTGTGCCATGTATTGTTAGGAAGACCATGGCAATATGATCAGAAGGTTACACATGATGGATTCACAAATAAGTATTCTTTCATTCTTAAAGGGCAACCTATTACTCTTGTGCCATTAACTCCTAAACAG GAGTTTGAAAATGTCTTTCTCGAAGAGGTACCTCATGGTTTACCTCCAATTCGAGGGATTGAACATCAAATTGATTTCATACCTAGTGCATCAATTCCAAACCGACCTGCTTATAGGAGTAATCCCGAGGAGACCAAGGAACTTTAG